CGACCCGGCCGACCGGGTCGTCGACCTGACCCACCGGATCGTCGGCCGGACCCGCCGAGCCGTCGCGCGGGTGACCGACTGACGCTCGCGGCCGCCGCGGCCGGACTCCGGCGTCAGTCGCCGGCGACGCCGGGCGCGTCGACGGCCTCGCGGTCGCGGGGCGACGTCGGCGGGGCCGCCGCCTCGGCCGTCACGTACTGGTCGGCGACCGACGCGGGGTCGCGGCGTCGCTCGACCACGCGACGGACGTCCCGGGCGAGCAGTCGGAGGTCCTCGCGACGGGTGAGCGTCCCGGCGCCGGTGCCGGGAGAGCGGAAAAGCGCGATTAACGCCCACATGCTGCCGGCCGAGAGCGCCCCGGCCGCCGAGAACGTCATGTCGAGCGTGGTGAAGGTGACCGCGTAGGCGCCGCCGACGGTCATCGACGGCAGACTCGTGCCGAGCGGAACGCGCGCCGACGAGTCCCGCAGCGTGGGAGCGAGGAAGACGATCGAGAGGCCGCTGCCGAGCATGAACACGAGGTCTTGCCACATCACGAACGATTGGAACTCGGTCGCGAGTAAAAACTCCGTTGGTTTCAAAAACCGAACGTTGTATTAAAATTCGTCGGGCGGCGAGAGTCGCCCGCGGGAGAGCGTCGCGCGTCGCGAGACGACGGGCGCGGGGCCGCTCAGGCCCGTTCGAGGACGCCCTCGGCGAGTAACCGGTCGCGTACCCCGGCCATCGAGTCGACGACCACGTCACAGTGGGGGGAAACGGCCGGTTTCGGGTCGAAGCCGATCGCCAGCCCCGCGACCCGGAGCATCGGCAGGTCGTTCGCCCCGTCGCCGACGGCGACGGTCCCCTCGACCGGGACGCCCGTCTCGGCCGCGAGGTCTTCGAGCGCCGTATCCTTCGTCCCCTCGATCAGCGGCCCCTCGACCTCGCCGGTGAGTTCGCCGTCGACGACCGGCAGGCGGTTCGAGACGATCCGGTCGACGGCGACCCCCTCGCGGTCGAGGGCGGCCG
The Salinilacihabitans rarus DNA segment above includes these coding regions:
- the serB gene encoding phosphoserine phosphatase SerB, which codes for MTLVAFDFDGTLSDSEMTVLLGERCGVAADMAEITERAMNDEIGYAESLRSRAALLEGLPEADAEDAYADVELREGAADLLRDLNAAGVTTAILTGGFERGVAAALDREGVAVDRIVSNRLPVVDGELTGEVEGPLIEGTKDTALEDLAAETGVPVEGTVAVGDGANDLPMLRVAGLAIGFDPKPAVSPHCDVVVDSMAGVRDRLLAEGVLERA